The proteins below come from a single Larimichthys crocea isolate SSNF chromosome II, L_crocea_2.0, whole genome shotgun sequence genomic window:
- the admp gene encoding anti-dorsalizing morphogenic protein, which produces MLMFVISLATLVCTASARPSLSYLENHFTAENESEEVRSAAIKRLLEVFGMEDPPAIHGHKQPPQYMLDLYNTVADVDGVTKDPYLLEGNTVRSFFDKLRSEQVEYRFNLSTVARTEKILTAELHLFKLRPQATMTFHRHHFCQVSVYQLLDTSRNNNTQDKKLLSSRLIPVHSTGWEVFTITQAVRSWMIDEGSNLGLHVVVRTLGGSQMDMKMIRFASGRNHHQSKQPMLVLFTDDGRRSATLESTDPNDTAATSSLPQAPMSGPSSRSARSLDFTEEEGVSLPCQRQPLYVDFEEIGWSGWIVSPRGYNAYHCKGSCPFPLGQNMRPTNHATVQSIINALKLIKGIEMPCCVPDKLFSINLLYFDDDENVVLKQYNDMVAGSCGCQ; this is translated from the exons aTGTTGATGTTTGTGATCAGCCTCGCCACTTTAGTGTGCACGGCCTCTGCACGGCCTTCACTCAGCTACCTGGAGAATCACTTCACCGCCGAGAACGAGTCAGAGGAAGTCCGCTCAGCTGCAATCAAAAGACTTTTGGAAGTATTTGGGATGGAGGACCCTCCTGCTATCCATGGACACAAGCAGCCGCCTCAGTACATGCTCGATCTGTACAACACGGTTGCTGATGTGGACGGTGTGACCAAGGATCCGTATCTTCTGGAGGGGAATACCGTGCGCAGTTTCTTTGACAAAT TGCGCAGTGAACAGGTGGAGTACAGGTTCAATTTGTCCACGGTTGCCAGAACTGAGAAGATCCTCACTGCAGAGCTTCATCTTTTCAAGCTGCGACCTCAGGCAACCATGACATTCCACAGACATCATTTCTGTCAG GTTAGTGTTTATCAGCTGCTGGACACCAGCAggaacaacaacacacaagacAAGAAGCTGCTGTCTTCCCGACTCATCCCAGTCCACTCTACTGGTTGGGAGGTGTTCACCATTACACAAGCA gtCCGCTCCTGGATGATAGATGAAGGCAGTAATCTGGGGCTCCACGTGGTGGTTCGGACCCTGGGAGGAAGCCAGATGGATATGAAAATGATTCGCTTTGCTTCAGGACGCAACCACCACCAGAGCAAACAGCCCATGTTGGTGCTCTTCACCGATGACGGCCGGCGCTCTGCTACTCTTGAAAGCACAG ATCCAAATGATACCGCAGCCACTTCCAGCCTGCCCCAGGCCCCCATGTCAGGTCCGTCCTCCCGCAGCGCCCGCTCTCTGGACTTCACCGAGGAGGAAGGCGTTTCTTTGCCCTGCCAGCGCCAACCCCTGTATGTGGACTTTGAGGAGATTGGCTGGTCGGGCTGGATCGTGTCTCCCCGGGGCTACAACGCTTACCACTGCAAAGGCTCCTGTCCCTTCCCTCTGGGTCAGAACATGAGGCCAACCAACCACGCCACCGTCCAGTCCATCATCAACGCCCTGAAGCTGATCAAAGGCATCGAGATGCCATGCTGTGTGCCCGACAAGCTCTTCTCCATCAACTTGCTCTATTTTGATGACGATGAGAATGTGGTGCTCAAACAGTATAACGACATGGTGGCTGGAAGCTGTGGCTGCCAGTGA